The following are from one region of the Ignavibacteriota bacterium genome:
- a CDS encoding T9SS type A sorting domain-containing protein, translating into MRLKIVFCLLFLVSSVSLAQMSREERLQQLKDRDDIKVTEIEKDILKLEYPNGKVLYKNISDYRSLVTDYPNYSPNYDSTIIDLTIIDTTLYYQMYSFWQEVPVAPAQMPLSIKAADINQNYLPELYGFEKHYQTSWFNLPLKIFELDPADSIFKIVYTYPDTITRAEGKYDINGDGQLQLFTSSTDLLAPHLKVIYKKPFPNSFAVTEDFRFTVWNQMNDPMLGDYNSDGLTDLLYYSLDAYTAIAEYNSVFNSFDSVYAFPEPDIYGAGFSTEDIDGNGYPDIVLGSIHGLVHVLEYQPGTGYQNIWNDTLDTYNAYVHFTTMDVDGNGKPEFWVGGDAFYGSTPKTLYTCYESDGNNNYKVVTKIWLVGVFSFDAYNAFAVDVDKDGVEELGICVDQHFLILKFTGSPNQHSYELYYIKKNEMVGNYNVYYGASMYDLTGDSKEEILISRQQENNGQLRLFTSIYRPSVIVPVELTSFTVLLRGNNVLLSWSTASELNNKGFEIERSSVNGQWSLVGFVEGHGTTSEQQKYSYKDSSLTSGKYSYRLKQIDYDGSFKYSKEMEVDLSTPLKYLLEQNYPNPFNPTTTISYSIKTSGQVQLKVYDMLGTEVASLVNENQEAGNYSVTFNAAELPRRSGSALTSGIYFYTLTSGNFMETKKLILLK; encoded by the coding sequence ATGCGTTTGAAAATAGTTTTTTGTCTGTTGTTTTTAGTTAGTAGTGTTTCTCTTGCACAAATGAGCAGAGAAGAAAGGTTGCAGCAATTAAAAGACAGAGATGACATAAAAGTAACCGAGATTGAAAAAGATATTCTGAAACTTGAATACCCTAATGGCAAAGTGCTATATAAAAACATTTCCGATTACCGATCACTAGTTACCGATTACCCGAACTACTCGCCAAATTACGATAGCACGATAATAGACCTTACAATAATTGATACAACGCTTTATTACCAGATGTACAGCTTCTGGCAGGAAGTACCTGTGGCTCCTGCGCAAATGCCACTGTCTATTAAAGCAGCAGATATAAACCAGAATTACCTGCCCGAATTGTATGGTTTTGAAAAGCATTACCAAACAAGCTGGTTTAACTTACCTTTAAAAATCTTCGAGCTCGATCCTGCTGACAGCATATTTAAGATTGTATATACTTATCCCGATACGATAACAAGAGCAGAAGGTAAGTACGATATAAATGGTGATGGGCAGTTGCAGTTATTTACATCAAGTACCGATTTACTGGCACCACACTTAAAAGTCATTTATAAAAAACCATTCCCTAATTCATTTGCTGTTACAGAGGATTTTCGTTTTACTGTATGGAACCAAATGAATGACCCTATGCTTGGTGATTATAATAGCGATGGATTGACTGACCTGCTTTATTATTCATTAGATGCATATACAGCAATTGCCGAGTATAATTCTGTATTTAATAGTTTTGATTCCGTTTATGCTTTCCCAGAACCAGATATCTATGGGGCCGGTTTTTCTACCGAAGATATAGACGGGAACGGTTATCCAGATATTGTACTAGGTAGTATTCATGGATTAGTGCATGTATTGGAATACCAGCCAGGCACAGGGTACCAGAATATTTGGAATGATACTCTTGATACTTATAACGCTTATGTACACTTTACAACAATGGATGTTGACGGCAACGGCAAGCCGGAATTTTGGGTCGGAGGGGATGCTTTTTATGGCAGTACTCCCAAAACGTTATATACATGCTATGAATCTGACGGGAATAACAATTATAAAGTTGTAACCAAAATCTGGCTTGTGGGAGTATTCTCATTCGACGCTTATAATGCCTTTGCAGTTGATGTTGATAAGGACGGAGTTGAAGAGCTTGGAATATGCGTTGACCAGCATTTTCTGATACTGAAGTTTACTGGGAGTCCTAATCAACATTCCTATGAACTTTATTACATTAAAAAAAATGAGATGGTGGGTAATTATAATGTTTATTATGGTGCTTCAATGTATGATCTGACTGGTGATTCTAAAGAAGAAATTTTAATAAGTAGACAACAAGAAAATAACGGACAACTTAGATTATTTACCAGCATATATCGTCCTTCGGTTATCGTGCCTGTAGAATTAACTTCATTTACGGTTTTGCTCAGAGGCAATAATGTTTTGTTAAGCTGGAGTACTGCCAGTGAGTTAAATAATAAAGGATTTGAAATAGAAAGGTCATCAGTCAATGGTCAATGGTCATTGGTTGGTTTTGTTGAAGGACATGGAACTACTTCCGAACAGCAAAAATACTCTTATAAAGATTCAAGTTTAACGAGTGGGAAATATTCATACAGGTTAAAGCAAATTGATTATGACGGCAGTTTTAAATATTCAAAAGAAATGGAAGTTGATTTATCAACTCCTCTGAAATATTTACTCGAACAGAATTATCCGAATCCTTTCAATCCAACAACAACAATTTCATACTCAATAAAAACTTCCGGACAGGTTCAACTAAAAGTTTATGATATGCTCGGGACAGAAGTAGCTTCATTGGTAAATGAAAATCAAGAAGCAGGAAATTATTCAGTTACTTTCAACGCAGCAGAACTTCCGAGGCGATCAGGCTCAGCATTGACGAGTGGAATTTATTTCTACACATTAACTTCAGGAAATTTTATGGAGACGAAGAAATTAATTTTGCTGAAGTAA
- a CDS encoding ROK family protein: MKTKTKYAIGVDIGGTNIKIGIVTSTGKILKKITFRTEADKGPKTIIRKIISAIEELTNGSKYKINGIGIGCPGVVIPGKGIVENPPNLPGWKKVNLKKIISKEFKKNVFVDNDANAAAIGELTFGNGKNYKSFIMVTLGTGVGGGIIINKKIYHGDFGAAGEIGHISIDYKGPKCNCGSYGCIEAYAGNQYLKRRVRLQLKSHPESKIWKLINNDLSKVSPRIIQQAAESGDKFAKSVIVELGFHLGAAFTSLCNVLDISVFIIGGGIAGFGKPLFDSIRKTISNRVMAPIRPRVRVHPAKLKNDAGIKGASALVFHPK; encoded by the coding sequence ATGAAAACGAAAACTAAATACGCAATTGGTGTTGACATCGGTGGTACAAATATAAAAATTGGAATTGTTACCAGTACTGGTAAAATTTTAAAAAAAATAACATTTCGTACTGAAGCAGATAAAGGTCCAAAAACAATTATTCGTAAAATTATTTCAGCCATTGAGGAGTTGACAAATGGATCAAAATATAAAATTAATGGAATAGGAATTGGTTGTCCGGGTGTTGTTATTCCGGGGAAAGGCATTGTAGAAAATCCTCCAAACTTACCGGGCTGGAAAAAAGTGAACCTTAAAAAAATTATTAGCAAAGAGTTTAAGAAAAATGTCTTCGTTGACAACGATGCTAATGCTGCTGCGATAGGTGAGCTTACATTCGGAAATGGAAAAAATTATAAATCTTTCATAATGGTTACTCTTGGAACAGGTGTTGGTGGCGGGATTATTATCAATAAAAAAATCTATCACGGTGATTTTGGTGCTGCAGGTGAAATTGGTCATATCTCAATTGATTATAAAGGACCAAAATGTAATTGCGGATCCTACGGTTGTATTGAAGCTTATGCAGGCAACCAGTATTTAAAGCGAAGAGTTCGATTGCAGCTTAAATCACATCCTGAATCAAAAATATGGAAGTTGATTAACAATGATTTAAGTAAAGTTTCACCCCGTATTATTCAGCAGGCTGCTGAGTCAGGCGATAAATTTGCCAAATCTGTAATCGTTGAACTTGGTTTTCATCTTGGTGCAGCATTCACTTCTCTTTGTAATGTTCTCGATATAAGTGTTTTTATTATCGGAGGAGGAATTGCAGGCTTTGGCAAACCGCTGTTCGATTCAATCAGGAAAACTATTTCAAACAGAGTAATGGCACCTATAAGACCAAGGGTTAGAGTTCATCCTGCAAAATTAAAAAATGATGCCGGTATAAAAGGTGCTTCTGCGTTGGTATTTCATCCTAAATAA